A region of Catenulispora sp. GP43 DNA encodes the following proteins:
- a CDS encoding BTAD domain-containing putative transcriptional regulator encodes MLGKVAVVLRFSLLGPLEVHDGAVPVQVSGTKLRTLLSVLLLHANQQVPPGTLQAALWGTDPPRSVGTSLPNHVARLRRLLGDRDGDRVETVRGGYRIKVADGELDVTEFAAFVRSAQDARARQDWPEVIRRTAAAEDLWRGTPLAAEPVDVLAPHVQKLVTTRVEALEWHIDAALRLDRLEGLASRLAGLVEEYPLSETLTVQYMRVLHRTGRRAQALDAFQRLRRTLVKELGIEPSAATQQAQRRILAADEAEDEERPRTSPAHPGPAETASEVIDTSVPLNGFQRHILTTASVAPEEPMVPTRLRQPSRPVPRQLPAAPRFFVGRAEPIEALSQAAARGEAVIAVVGAGGIGKTALALSWAHRMAADFPDGQLYLDLHGFSPGGWPVAPADALAALLQALGGADGPIPTDFAARAALYRTLAADRRLLIVLDNAADSEQVRALLPGGSGCLTVVTSRNRLAALVATAGAQPVRLDPLDADEAGELFRARLGPARVADDADAFCALAAACAGFPLALALIAARLALEPDLLPADLARQLRDDRRRLSVLGIAETAVDLRDVFSWSRRQLSPAAARLFLTLGLHPGTSAPMRLAALLADLPRDTADTASRELAAAHLALLTADGRILFHDLIHLYAAESADAELDDEDRRGIRQRMFDYYALSVFAANQLVHPTRSVVPFPGRTGHGAHATAEVFEDVMGAAAWLDRERDVLVAVSAQADEAGEDATAWWLAWSLTVSIDRRGDWQAQVELQERALRAAERMDRADLRAWTHRELATAHWRLGRLPAAKQHLAGARDLWCVLDDHAGLARVYRAWSLVCESEQDYPAALAHAYCALSHARAAGDAAEKGMALATVAWHCAMCGDYQAALTHAGEAVRIHDEIGYPVGAAYALDTMGMASQRLGLDEDAVRYYNEAAERFEEGGERYYLAQTLLRVAEVHRSMGDEELAGARCAAARAIVDGLSVPRTDPIRALLDPSCSPDPG; translated from the coding sequence GTGCTAGGAAAGGTGGCGGTGGTGCTGCGTTTCAGCCTGCTCGGGCCTTTGGAGGTCCACGACGGGGCGGTTCCGGTCCAGGTGTCCGGCACCAAGCTTAGAACACTTCTCAGTGTTCTGCTTTTGCATGCGAACCAGCAGGTCCCGCCCGGCACGCTGCAGGCGGCGCTGTGGGGTACCGATCCACCGCGCAGCGTCGGCACGTCGCTGCCGAACCACGTCGCGCGGTTGCGCAGGCTGCTCGGGGATCGCGACGGCGACCGGGTCGAGACGGTGCGCGGGGGCTATCGGATCAAGGTGGCCGACGGCGAACTCGATGTCACGGAGTTCGCCGCGTTCGTGCGGTCCGCACAGGATGCCAGGGCCCGACAGGACTGGCCGGAGGTGATCCGGCGCACCGCGGCGGCCGAGGACCTGTGGCGGGGCACGCCGCTGGCCGCGGAGCCGGTCGACGTGCTCGCGCCGCACGTGCAGAAGCTCGTCACGACCCGGGTGGAGGCTCTGGAGTGGCACATCGACGCCGCGTTGCGGCTGGACCGGCTGGAGGGCCTGGCGTCCCGGCTGGCCGGCTTGGTCGAGGAGTACCCGCTCAGCGAGACGCTGACGGTCCAGTACATGCGGGTCCTGCATCGCACCGGACGGCGGGCCCAGGCGCTGGACGCCTTCCAGCGGCTGCGCCGGACCCTCGTCAAGGAGTTGGGCATCGAGCCGAGCGCGGCCACCCAGCAGGCTCAACGGCGGATCCTCGCCGCCGACGAGGCGGAGGATGAGGAGCGGCCCAGAACGAGCCCAGCTCATCCCGGCCCGGCCGAGACGGCATCAGAGGTCATCGACACTTCGGTGCCGCTGAACGGCTTTCAGCGGCACATCCTGACCACCGCATCGGTCGCGCCGGAAGAACCGATGGTGCCGACACGGCTGAGACAGCCGAGCCGGCCGGTCCCGCGCCAACTCCCGGCCGCGCCGCGGTTCTTCGTCGGCCGCGCCGAGCCCATCGAGGCGTTGTCCCAGGCCGCGGCCCGCGGCGAGGCGGTGATCGCGGTCGTCGGTGCCGGCGGCATCGGCAAGACCGCGCTGGCCTTGTCCTGGGCGCACCGGATGGCCGCCGACTTCCCGGACGGCCAGCTCTACCTGGATCTGCACGGGTTTTCCCCGGGCGGTTGGCCGGTGGCGCCCGCGGACGCGCTCGCCGCCTTGCTGCAGGCGCTGGGCGGCGCGGACGGCCCGATCCCCACCGACTTCGCCGCCCGTGCGGCGCTGTACCGCACCCTGGCGGCCGACCGGCGACTGCTGATCGTGCTGGACAACGCCGCCGACAGCGAGCAGGTCAGAGCCCTGCTTCCCGGCGGTTCCGGCTGTTTGACGGTCGTCACCAGCCGGAATCGGCTGGCCGCTCTGGTGGCGACCGCCGGGGCCCAACCGGTCCGGCTGGACCCGCTGGACGCCGACGAGGCGGGCGAACTGTTCCGGGCCCGGCTCGGGCCCGCACGGGTCGCGGACGACGCCGACGCGTTCTGCGCGCTCGCTGCGGCGTGTGCGGGCTTCCCGTTGGCGTTGGCTCTCATCGCGGCGCGCCTGGCCCTGGAGCCGGACCTGCTGCCCGCCGACCTGGCGCGCCAGCTCCGCGACGATCGCAGACGGCTGTCCGTGCTCGGCATCGCCGAGACGGCGGTCGACCTGCGGGATGTGTTCTCCTGGTCACGTCGGCAGCTGAGTCCGGCCGCCGCCCGGCTGTTCCTGACGCTGGGTCTGCATCCGGGTACCTCGGCGCCGATGCGCCTGGCCGCGCTGCTCGCGGACCTGCCGCGGGATACCGCGGACACGGCGTCGCGCGAACTGGCCGCCGCGCACCTGGCGCTGCTTACTGCCGATGGCCGGATCCTGTTCCACGACCTGATCCACCTGTATGCCGCCGAGTCCGCGGACGCCGAACTCGACGACGAGGACCGGCGCGGGATCCGGCAACGGATGTTCGACTACTACGCGCTCAGCGTCTTCGCGGCCAACCAGTTGGTCCACCCGACGCGGTCGGTGGTTCCCTTCCCGGGCCGGACCGGACACGGAGCGCACGCCACCGCCGAGGTCTTCGAAGACGTCATGGGCGCCGCGGCCTGGCTGGATCGGGAACGCGACGTGCTGGTGGCGGTCAGCGCCCAGGCCGACGAGGCCGGTGAGGACGCGACCGCCTGGTGGCTGGCGTGGTCGCTGACGGTCAGCATCGACCGCCGGGGCGACTGGCAGGCCCAGGTCGAGTTGCAGGAGCGGGCGCTGCGGGCCGCCGAGCGCATGGACCGCGCGGACTTGCGGGCCTGGACGCACCGCGAGTTGGCTACGGCCCACTGGCGGCTGGGCCGGCTGCCGGCCGCGAAGCAGCATCTGGCCGGGGCCCGCGACCTGTGGTGCGTGCTCGACGACCACGCGGGCCTGGCGCGGGTGTACCGGGCCTGGTCGCTGGTTTGCGAGAGCGAACAGGACTACCCCGCGGCCCTGGCCCACGCCTACTGTGCCCTCAGCCACGCGCGCGCCGCCGGGGACGCGGCCGAGAAGGGCATGGCGCTGGCGACAGTGGCCTGGCACTGCGCGATGTGCGGCGACTACCAGGCGGCGCTCACGCACGCCGGCGAGGCCGTGCGCATCCATGACGAGATCGGGTACCCCGTCGGCGCGGCGTACGCGCTGGACACGATGGGGATGGCGTCACAACGGCTCGGCCTGGACGAGGATGCCGTGCGGTACTACAACGAAGCCGCCGAGCGGTTCGAGGAAGGCGGGGAGCGCTACTACCTCGCTCAGACTCTCCTGCGGGTGGCGGAGGTGCATCGCTCGATGGGTGACGAAGAACTGGCCGGGGCGCGGTGCGCAGCGGCGCGCGCGATCGTCGACGGTCTGTCGGTGCCGCGGACCGATCCGATTCGCGCACTCCTGGACCCGTCCTGTTCGCCGGATCCGGGCTGA
- a CDS encoding peptidoglycan-binding protein, translating into MRARTRLAALGLSLTSIVGVGVGAATAAHASGMTYLDYCRGMYGQYDDSGQTVGKGSEDLNAFGNVDNYGPVHEAQCLLDAYDNAYYLSIDGIYGQHTWNAVWNFQSVNSNELSVDGVVGPQTWAYLAMYASNVSYN; encoded by the coding sequence ATGCGCGCCCGTACTCGCCTCGCGGCCCTGGGCCTGAGCCTGACCTCGATCGTCGGCGTCGGCGTCGGCGCCGCCACGGCGGCCCACGCCAGTGGCATGACCTACCTCGACTACTGCCGCGGAATGTACGGGCAGTACGACGACAGTGGCCAGACCGTTGGCAAGGGCTCGGAAGACCTGAACGCGTTCGGCAACGTGGACAACTACGGTCCGGTCCACGAGGCCCAGTGCCTGCTCGACGCATATGACAACGCCTACTACCTCTCAATCGACGGCATCTACGGTCAGCACACCTGGAACGCGGTCTGGAACTTCCAAAGCGTCAACTCCAACGAGCTCAGCGTCGACGGCGTCGTGGGTCCGCAGACGTGGGCTTACCTGGCCATGTACGCCTCGAACGTGTCTTACAACTAG
- a CDS encoding peptidoglycan-binding protein, whose amino-acid sequence MPTKKVAVRGGLVAVAVGVAIAGTTTTASANVNAPWIGYGYSTNTHAVWCVQHDINYFSTHYAGSSAIPVISEDGIWGPQTYNAVRWYQNERFGPSTVDGIVGPLTGGDLLVEGDPYYNGAWPANGYCSTYLPTYS is encoded by the coding sequence ATGCCCACCAAGAAGGTGGCTGTTCGAGGCGGCCTGGTCGCGGTGGCTGTCGGCGTCGCCATCGCCGGCACCACCACCACGGCGAGCGCGAATGTGAACGCCCCATGGATCGGCTACGGCTACTCGACCAACACGCACGCGGTCTGGTGCGTCCAGCACGACATCAACTACTTCAGCACGCACTACGCAGGGTCTTCAGCCATCCCCGTCATTTCCGAGGACGGCATATGGGGACCGCAGACCTACAATGCGGTCAGGTGGTACCAGAACGAAAGGTTCGGGCCTTCCACCGTCGACGGCATCGTCGGTCCGCTGACCGGCGGTGATCTCCTTGTCGAAGGCGACCCCTATTACAACGGGGCCTGGCCGGCGAATGGTTACTGCTCCACCTACCTCCCGACCTATTCCTGA
- a CDS encoding DUF4232 domain-containing protein — protein sequence MKKALTSLAGVAVAALATLTAPIARAAPATAVSNCTSANVAVTLGHEGAGMGHVGVFLLFTNTSTSVTCAMHGYPTASYGLSDGTTLTAAKTLLGWTGGVSQGTTAPGVILAPGQQASAIVEWTDIVNAGQQCYSGISTNLRITPPGMGKVTTLSVGTPCGNFEVHPVVPGTSGDY from the coding sequence ATGAAAAAGGCCTTGACATCCCTGGCCGGCGTCGCCGTCGCGGCACTGGCGACCCTCACCGCTCCGATCGCCCGGGCCGCCCCGGCGACGGCCGTGTCCAACTGCACCTCCGCCAACGTCGCCGTCACCCTCGGGCACGAGGGCGCCGGCATGGGCCACGTCGGAGTCTTCCTGCTGTTCACCAACACCAGCACATCGGTGACCTGCGCGATGCACGGTTACCCGACCGCCTCCTACGGCCTGTCCGACGGCACCACTCTGACCGCGGCGAAGACCCTCCTCGGCTGGACCGGCGGCGTCTCGCAGGGCACCACCGCGCCCGGCGTCATCCTCGCCCCGGGTCAGCAGGCCTCGGCCATCGTTGAGTGGACGGACATCGTCAACGCCGGCCAGCAGTGCTACTCCGGCATCTCGACCAACCTCCGGATCACCCCGCCCGGGATGGGCAAGGTGACGACCCTGTCCGTCGGCACCCCCTGCGGGAACTTCGAGGTGCACCCGGTCGTGCCGGGGACGAGCGGGGACTACTAG
- a CDS encoding DUF4118 domain-containing protein: protein MRSFGRIHRDRVAMVAALLLPLAIATVLLPWRGSIANTDLALLLVVAIVAVAANGNRTAGILTAISAAAWFDFFWTVPYERFTITGHTDIETTVLLLAVGAAVSELAARGRRARRVVVRDTSYMEALSSTSALVAEGHDPREIIDRVQAQLVPLLGLRAARFEQGRLLGHPPRLTDDGTLVWGKTHWNIDEHGFPNEDIELLTRSGGRTRGRFLLTPVPGSAPSAEARQVAVMLSSLVGTVLAGDARPSTLV from the coding sequence ATGAGGTCTTTCGGCCGGATCCACCGGGACCGTGTCGCGATGGTCGCAGCGTTGCTGTTGCCGCTCGCGATCGCCACGGTGTTGCTGCCGTGGCGCGGATCCATCGCCAACACCGACCTCGCGCTGCTTCTGGTCGTAGCCATCGTCGCCGTGGCCGCCAACGGCAACCGCACGGCCGGCATCCTGACGGCGATCTCGGCGGCGGCGTGGTTCGACTTCTTCTGGACAGTCCCCTACGAACGGTTCACCATCACCGGCCACACCGACATCGAGACCACGGTGCTCCTGCTGGCCGTCGGCGCGGCGGTGAGCGAGCTGGCCGCCCGCGGACGCCGGGCCCGCCGCGTCGTCGTCCGCGACACCTCCTACATGGAGGCCCTGAGCTCCACCTCCGCCCTGGTCGCCGAAGGCCACGACCCCCGCGAGATCATCGACCGAGTCCAGGCCCAGCTCGTCCCCCTCCTCGGCCTGCGCGCCGCCCGCTTCGAACAAGGACGACTCCTCGGCCACCCGCCGCGCCTCACCGACGACGGCACCCTCGTCTGGGGAAAGACCCACTGGAACATCGACGAGCACGGATTCCCCAACGAGGACATAGAACTCCTGACCCGCTCCGGCGGCCGCACCCGCGGACGGTTCCTGCTCACCCCGGTACCCGGCAGCGCACCATCAGCGGAGGCACGGCAGGTGGCGGTCATGCTCAGCAGTTTGGTGGGTACCGTCTTGGCTGGCGATGCGAGGCCGTCGACGCTTGTGTGA
- a CDS encoding ATP-binding protein — protein MTARGKLRVYLGAAPGVGKTYHMLDEGQRRAKRGADVVVGFVETHDRPLTAAMLDDLEIVPRQIIEYRGGSFTEMDVDAILERHPKVAIVDELAHTNIPGSRNAKRWQDVEELLAAGIDVITTVNVQHLESLNDAVAKITGVPQRETVPDEVVRAADQIELVDQSPEALRRRMAHGNIYKPEKIDAALSNYFRVGNLSALRELALLWVANRVDEGLLTYKGQHGIDKVWETRERVVVALTGGPEGSTLIRRAARIAQRVGAKGSDLLAVHVARSDGLTGASPALLAEQRALVESLGGSFHSVVGDDIPTALLQFARAENATQLVLGTSRRGRLERFLAGYGIGETVVQESGDIDVHMVTHEKSAADKSRWAWLGQLIRTPEFGPRWLLPVAGVVLPFLLTLLLANMRTRLNLVSDVLVMLIGVVLVARLGGLLSALFTAVTASLLLNYYFIPPFHRFTITDSNNLIALAVFAAVGLAMASVVDIVARQTRRAANASAQAETLSELAVSVLRGDEAIAALLARFRETFGMDSVALLERVDPDAPVRPDEQDDPAAWRLVAATSASGAMPCRMPGEADVLAAAGPDAMLVLKGRTLPASDQVVLTAFAAQAAVALERSRLASKAAEAGPLAEADKMRTALLAAVSHDLRTPLSAARLAVASLEDTSVEWSPQDRADLLAGARESLDKLNRLVENLLDMSRLQAGALSLHLEPVRAEDVVAAALDSLPTDRGDVHTADLDGVPEIVADPALLERAIANLVGNALNHGGTEEPVLVTASTLANRVELRVIDRGPGIPPQDFGRIFTPFQRFGDRDNTTGVGLGLALSRGLVEAMDGTLTPEETPGGGLTMVITLSAAEGTRPE, from the coding sequence ATGACCGCCAGGGGCAAACTGCGGGTCTACCTGGGCGCGGCGCCCGGCGTCGGCAAGACCTATCACATGCTCGACGAAGGCCAGCGGCGCGCCAAGCGCGGCGCCGACGTGGTGGTCGGGTTCGTGGAGACCCACGACCGGCCGCTCACGGCGGCGATGCTGGACGACCTGGAGATCGTCCCCCGCCAGATCATCGAATACCGCGGCGGATCGTTCACCGAGATGGACGTCGACGCCATCCTGGAGCGCCACCCCAAGGTCGCGATCGTGGACGAGCTCGCCCACACCAACATCCCAGGCTCCCGCAACGCCAAGCGCTGGCAGGACGTCGAGGAACTGCTCGCGGCCGGCATCGACGTGATCACCACGGTCAACGTGCAGCATCTGGAGTCGCTGAACGACGCCGTCGCCAAGATCACCGGCGTGCCGCAGCGCGAGACCGTCCCCGACGAGGTGGTGCGCGCCGCCGACCAGATCGAACTGGTGGACCAGTCCCCGGAAGCGCTGCGGCGCCGGATGGCCCACGGCAACATCTACAAGCCCGAGAAGATCGACGCCGCGCTCAGCAACTACTTCCGGGTCGGGAACCTGTCCGCGCTGCGCGAATTGGCGCTGCTGTGGGTGGCCAACCGGGTCGACGAAGGCCTGCTGACGTACAAGGGCCAGCACGGCATCGACAAGGTCTGGGAGACCCGCGAACGCGTTGTGGTGGCCCTCACCGGCGGACCGGAAGGCTCCACCCTCATCCGGCGCGCCGCACGCATCGCCCAGCGCGTTGGGGCAAAGGGCTCGGACCTGTTGGCCGTGCACGTCGCCCGCTCCGACGGCCTGACCGGCGCCTCACCGGCGCTGTTGGCCGAACAACGAGCCCTCGTGGAGTCCCTGGGCGGCAGCTTCCACTCGGTGGTCGGTGACGACATCCCCACCGCACTGCTGCAGTTCGCGCGCGCCGAGAACGCCACCCAGCTGGTCCTGGGCACCTCCCGTCGAGGTCGGCTGGAGCGGTTCCTGGCCGGCTACGGCATCGGCGAGACCGTGGTGCAGGAGTCCGGCGACATCGACGTGCACATGGTCACGCACGAGAAGTCAGCGGCCGACAAGAGCCGCTGGGCCTGGCTGGGACAGCTGATCCGCACGCCGGAGTTCGGTCCGCGCTGGCTGCTGCCGGTGGCCGGCGTGGTGCTGCCGTTCCTGCTGACCCTGCTGCTGGCGAACATGCGCACCCGGCTGAACCTGGTCAGCGACGTCCTGGTCATGCTCATCGGCGTGGTGCTGGTGGCCCGGCTCGGCGGCCTGCTGTCGGCGCTGTTCACCGCGGTCACCGCCTCACTGTTGCTGAACTACTACTTCATCCCGCCCTTCCACCGGTTCACGATCACCGACAGCAACAACCTCATCGCCCTGGCGGTGTTCGCTGCGGTCGGGCTGGCCATGGCCTCGGTCGTCGACATCGTCGCGCGCCAGACCCGGCGCGCGGCCAACGCCTCGGCCCAGGCCGAGACGCTGAGCGAGCTGGCGGTGTCGGTCCTGCGCGGCGACGAGGCGATCGCCGCACTGCTGGCCCGTTTCCGGGAGACCTTCGGCATGGACTCGGTCGCGCTGCTGGAGCGCGTCGATCCCGACGCGCCGGTGCGCCCGGACGAGCAGGACGACCCAGCGGCGTGGCGGCTGGTCGCGGCGACTTCGGCCTCCGGCGCCATGCCGTGCCGGATGCCCGGCGAGGCCGACGTCCTGGCCGCGGCGGGACCGGACGCCATGCTCGTGCTGAAGGGACGCACCCTGCCGGCCTCCGACCAGGTGGTGCTTACCGCGTTCGCCGCCCAAGCGGCGGTCGCGCTTGAGCGTTCCCGGTTGGCCAGCAAGGCCGCCGAGGCCGGGCCGCTGGCCGAGGCCGACAAGATGCGCACCGCACTGCTGGCCGCCGTCTCGCATGACCTGCGCACCCCGCTGTCGGCGGCGCGGCTCGCCGTGGCTTCCCTGGAAGACACCAGCGTCGAGTGGTCGCCTCAGGACCGCGCGGATCTGCTGGCCGGGGCCCGGGAATCCCTGGACAAGCTCAACCGGCTGGTGGAGAACCTGCTGGACATGAGCCGCCTGCAGGCCGGAGCGCTGAGCCTGCACCTGGAGCCGGTCCGCGCCGAGGACGTCGTGGCCGCCGCCCTGGACAGCCTGCCCACCGACCGCGGCGACGTCCATACTGCCGACCTGGACGGCGTGCCGGAGATCGTCGCCGACCCGGCGCTGCTTGAGCGGGCCATCGCCAACCTCGTCGGCAACGCCCTGAACCACGGCGGCACCGAGGAGCCGGTCCTGGTGACCGCCAGCACCCTGGCCAACCGCGTCGAGCTGCGGGTGATCGACCGCGGGCCCGGGATCCCGCCCCAGGACTTCGGACGGATCTTCACCCCGTTCCAACGCTTCGGAGACCGGGACAACACCACCGGCGTCGGCCTGGGCCTGGCTCTGTCGCGAGGCCTGGTGGAGGCGATGGACGGGACGCTCACCCCGGAGGAAACGCCGGGCGGCGGGCTGACGATGGTCATCACCCTGTCGGCCGCCGAGGGCACCCGGCCCGAATAG
- the kdpF gene encoding K(+)-transporting ATPase subunit F: MSAENVIGLIVSVLLVGYLVVALILPEKF; this comes from the coding sequence TTGAGCGCTGAGAACGTCATCGGCCTGATCGTGTCGGTCCTGCTGGTCGGCTATCTCGTAGTGGCCCTGATCCTCCCGGAGAAGTTCTGA
- the kdpA gene encoding potassium-transporting ATPase subunit KdpA, which yields MSDTWAGLLQVAALVLLLAVSYRPLGDYMAHILTSRKHWRGEKVLYKTMGVDPEADQTWGVYLRSVLAISAVGVLLLYLLLRIQNHLMLALGMPKMQADLAYNTAASFVTNTNWQNYSGENTLGYVAQMSGLAVQNFVSASVGIAVVATLIRGFTRSKTDRLGNFWVDLTRIIVRLMLPFSIIFAIVLMAGGVVQDLSGHLTVVHTLNGDQSLYTGATASQEAIKELGTNGGGIFNANSSHPFENPNAFTNLIEIYLLLVIGFALPRTFGKMVGSHKQGYTIVSVMAIIWIGSLAFSTFAETHHHGVNLATGHAALEGKEARFGIPASTLFMTSTTLTSTGAINSWHDSYTPFGGGAAMFNMMLGEIAPGGTGSGLYGMLILAIVTVFIAGLMVGRTPEYLGKKIRPTEMKYAALYILTTPAVVLVFTGLAMALKGETASINSGNLGPNGSPAPHGFSEVLYAFTSMGNNNGSAFAGLSGNTHWWNTAGALAMLFGRFLPMIWVLALAGSLAKQKPVPESSGTLKTASPLFAGMLLGTVLLVVGLTYFPALSLGPLAEGLH from the coding sequence ATGTCGGACACCTGGGCCGGCCTGCTCCAAGTCGCCGCCCTGGTCCTCCTGCTGGCTGTGTCCTACCGGCCGCTTGGCGACTACATGGCGCACATCCTCACCAGCCGCAAGCACTGGCGCGGTGAGAAGGTCCTGTACAAGACGATGGGCGTGGACCCCGAGGCGGACCAGACGTGGGGCGTGTACCTGCGTTCGGTGCTGGCCATCTCCGCAGTCGGGGTCCTGCTGCTGTACCTGCTCCTGCGCATCCAGAACCACTTGATGCTGGCGCTGGGCATGCCCAAGATGCAGGCGGACCTGGCCTACAACACGGCGGCCTCGTTCGTCACCAACACCAACTGGCAGAACTATTCCGGCGAGAACACGCTGGGCTACGTCGCACAGATGTCCGGTCTGGCGGTGCAGAACTTCGTGTCGGCCTCGGTCGGCATCGCGGTGGTCGCGACGCTGATCCGCGGCTTCACCCGGTCCAAGACCGACCGGCTGGGCAACTTCTGGGTGGACCTGACCAGGATCATCGTCCGGCTGATGCTGCCGTTCTCGATCATCTTTGCGATCGTGCTGATGGCCGGCGGCGTGGTGCAGGACCTGTCCGGCCACCTGACCGTGGTGCACACCCTCAACGGCGACCAGAGCCTGTACACGGGTGCCACCGCCAGCCAGGAGGCCATCAAGGAGCTCGGTACCAACGGCGGCGGCATATTCAACGCCAACAGCTCCCATCCGTTCGAGAACCCCAACGCGTTCACGAACCTGATCGAGATCTACCTGCTGCTGGTGATCGGCTTCGCACTGCCGCGTACGTTCGGCAAGATGGTCGGCTCGCACAAGCAGGGCTACACCATCGTGTCGGTGATGGCGATCATCTGGATCGGTTCGCTGGCGTTCTCGACCTTCGCCGAGACCCACCACCACGGTGTCAATCTGGCCACTGGGCATGCGGCGTTGGAGGGCAAGGAGGCCAGGTTCGGCATCCCGGCCTCGACGTTGTTCATGACGTCCACGACGTTGACGTCCACAGGTGCGATCAACTCCTGGCATGACTCGTACACGCCGTTCGGCGGCGGTGCGGCCATGTTCAACATGATGTTGGGTGAGATCGCGCCCGGCGGTACCGGATCAGGGCTCTACGGCATGCTGATCCTCGCCATCGTCACGGTGTTCATCGCCGGTCTGATGGTCGGCCGCACGCCGGAGTACCTGGGCAAGAAGATCCGCCCGACCGAGATGAAGTACGCGGCGCTGTACATCCTGACCACCCCGGCCGTGGTGCTGGTCTTCACCGGTCTGGCGATGGCGCTGAAGGGCGAGACCGCCTCGATCAACTCCGGGAACCTCGGTCCCAACGGCAGTCCGGCTCCCCACGGTTTCTCCGAGGTGTTGTACGCCTTCACCTCGATGGGCAACAACAACGGTTCGGCCTTCGCGGGCCTGTCCGGCAACACCCACTGGTGGAACACCGCCGGGGCGTTGGCGATGTTGTTCGGCCGGTTCCTGCCGATGATCTGGGTTCTGGCGCTGGCCGGTTCGCTGGCCAAGCAGAAGCCGGTCCCGGAGTCGTCCGGGACGTTGAAGACCGCCAGCCCGCTGTTCGCCGGCATGCTGCTGGGCACCGTGCTGCTGGTCGTCGGTCTCACCTACTTCCCGGCCCTGTCCCTCGGGCCGCTTGCTGAAGGACTGCACTGA